The DNA sequence TGTTTAGCTGGATAGCTTGAAGTACCTAACGTGGTACTCTTTGTGTCACCAAACTGATCTTCCGTCTTGTCCTATTCCCATGGGGGGATTTCTGTAAGCAGGGGAGTCCTCTTGCTTGTTCTGTCTTTCTGTAAAAGAAACTGGAATAACTCTCTAGCAGGATTCCGCATGGAAGAGCCTAACTCTTCTTTCCAGTAGCATTCTTTTGTTCGCAAAATGTTACTCTAATTCATTTTGTACATTGCTTCATTTCAAAGTGATAACTGAGGTTGGAAAAGGCCCAGAGAAGGGTAAGGAAGATGCATTAAGAGAGGATTTTCCTAGAACTAGATATCGCAAAAACCTAGAACTATTTAGTGTAGAAAGTAGCTTAGAGAGAATTTTCAGACTCAGGATTTTGATGGCAGCTGTGGGATCCCTCCAGTGGCAGGAGGAATTGCTCTAATGTTAAGGGCAGATAAATttagaacaaataaaaggaaatgcttcttCCCTCACAGCACGTGAAATAGCTGCAGGGAATCCTGAATAATGTTTGTAATTCCTTCACGTATGCAAAGATAAGAGTGATTGAATCTCATGCTCCTGGCCACACGCTTATCACCACAGAGGTTCGGAAGCAATCTTTCCACCATGTGCAGCCCTGCACAGTCAGTTGGGTGCGTAGTGGGATTTTTGCCTTCTCTGAAGCATTGGGGTATTGTCCTCAGGCAGAGGTGGGATATCTGCTCGAATCTAGGATAGCAAATGTTCTACTTATTTAAGGAACATCTAGAAGACTGTTAAAGACTGGCTCTTATCCTGAAAGGACCATAATTGCCAAAGTAAGCCAGGGTTAATGCTTTGGACTCTGGCTTCCTGACatgaatgggggaaaaaaacaaaacatttctactAAAAATGATATTCCTTATTTTAGTATGGGATTCACCATTCAATTATACCGCCTCCCATTCAGAAAGACCGTCATGATTCATAAATGAGGCCTCTCCATTCCCACCCAAATGTCAGTGGAATTAGGGAAGGATTGAATTGGGCAGCCCACGCCTTTTCTGAATGAGCCCTCTGTGCTGCTCCTTAAAACTGTGACCATCTCCAACTGGACATGAAATGTCTGACTTAAGGGCAGGTGATCTCCATTGGGCATCTTAGTGCCAGGGCAGGTCAGTGTGGTTATTATTGGCTCTAATTAGCCCTGCCATCTGCCGCACCGTGCCACTTGAACACTGCAGAATCTTTTGTGGTCTTAAATGTCTGAAGAATCGCATCCAGTCCGATTCCTGACACTGACAGCCCAGCTgattggcccaagcaaggggcaAACACATCACTACCAATATAGATTGCCTTTAGGAAAAAGACATTGCTGATTTCTTCCCTTATTAACTCCGATCCCTTCTTTAAAATACTCTTCCAAGAGCCTTTCAGTcttcccaccccacaccccaccagCTTTCTCTAAGAGGAAAATTTCTCTACCAAAAGCCTTGCCTTTTAACTCACTCACTGTATGTTTAGACTGTTGTGTCTCAAGATTAGAACTTGGGtctagaggtgctgagcacctacaattCTGCTTGAAGTTGACCATTCTCAGAATTGGACCGTTAGCTCCATGGGGAGGGACCCTGCTGTCATATTGGTACAGCTCAATGTGTGTTAATGTGCAAGTGACTCTCGGTTTCTGTAGACCAGCAATCACAAGTGGGGAGCAGTAAAACCAGTTTCTCAGGCTCCGTTTCCTGCGCTCAGTTTTTGCGGTATGAAAAGACCATTTCTCTCTCTGATATCCgtccttaactttttttttccccctgacttCTATATCTTCAGTGAACGTTGTGGAAGCTCTTCAGGAGTTCTGGCAGATGAAGCAGTCACGCGGTGCTGATCTGAAAAACGGAGCCCTGGTGGTGTATGAGATGGTCCCTTCCAACAGCCCCCCTTATGTCTGCTATGTCACCTTGCCTGGGGGGAGCTGCTTTGGTAGCTTCCAGGTAGGACCACATGGCTACAGAGACTTGAGTGGCTCTAGCTACAGAGCTCATTCTCCATAGAACTGGCTGAGGGGAGTCTATCAGTTCCCTCAAGTCCCCgttctaatggaatcaaattcCTCGCTGTGAGGGGTGGGTGCTGGAGATTTTCTGGGAGCCCCAAAACACAGATGGATCCGGACCCATAGTAGAGGGATAAATCCAACCCAACTTAGTTCAACATGGTAAGTGCAGTGGTTGTCTTTAGCTTGAGATTTGCTTTAGCTATGTTACCCCAGGATTACATACTCACTGCAGGGAATTAATAGGGATTCTGCAAATAGTGAGGTTGCATACATGGCATCTAAGGCAATTGGCAAGTGTTAGCATAACTATTGTATAGCAATATTTGCCTTAAGTTAAATGCCTTATGCTTCACAGGGTTAAGTAGTTGAGTACGGTTACAGTGTGAATTCTAGAGTCCATGAACTTCAGTAGCGTTTCAATCCCTAATACAGCTCTGAATTCGACCCAGTGTCTCTTCCCAAGATGCTCAGAAAAGTTTGGCAGCCAAACTAATAAGGCTTGATCAATAGCCTCTGCCTTTCCTTTGTTGCGAAGGAAAAGGTCCAATCCAAATACTTAACCAGAAAGATTAAAGTCCAAAAATCACACAGGGTCCTGATTGCATTTCGGATTCCTTTCCTGCAGTGGCTTAAGGCCGAGTTATGCTCTCGTCTTGGTTTGAAGAAGGCATCCAAAAGAAACAATTCCAGCAGCTGAACTGCCTCCCCATCCTGCAGCGTAGCCCTCGTGTTTAGAGAAGGCTGGCTGTGTTTTGGTTTTaagataattaattttgttggcaATCCAGTTGGTGGTATTTCCATGTCCACATACTATGTGCTGACTTCAACTTCCAGTTTAATTTTTTGCATTCAGTATGGCTGGGCTTGCTGTGGTTTAAAAACACACTCCTAATGACTTCAGGATGTCTGAGAAAATAGCTTTCCAGCACTTCACAACAACTGCCACTTAACAGCCATTTCGTATACGCGGGGAGAACTTTGGAGTGTGTCGGCCTTAACTGATCTCGGCCGTCTCTGCTTTTCTGTTCTGATGGCATGTACGTCTGTCCCCAGTTCTGTCCGACCAAGGCTGAAGCCAGGAGGAGCGCTGCGAAGATTGCACTAATGAATTCTGTCTTTAACGAGCACCCCTCCCGGAGGATCACGGATGAGTTCATTGAGAAGAGTGTCTCGGAAGCCTTGGCGTCTTTCAACGTAAGGGCTTTGAATGTCTTGACTGTTGCAGTTGATAGGGACAGACTGGTTGGAAAATCTCATAAATCTATGGGAAGGGAAATTTCTTTTGCATCTGGAAACCCTTATGGCAGGTTTTCCAGTGATTCTTGGAATGAtacagaaatactaaaaataaaaataaactattaCTCTAATTCTTGTTTTCTCTCAAACTGTTCCCTTCCTGGATTCAAACTCCCTTCTCCATCTATCCTCTCAGCCCTGCACTTGGAGTTAAATCTGCCTCCAGTTAGATCAGCAGACTTACTTTGAACTGGTGTATTGGAGAGCACCATTTAGCCCTTAATGTTTTCAGCATTCCCACTGTTGAGGGCCTGTTAAGTTTGGAGTTATTCCACTTCCAGGAGAAGCACTTCACACCCTTTCCTACAATTCTGGCCaagtttcttttaaatataaaaatgtctcTCTTGTATAGAACTGCTTTTATGTGAGCTAAAATGAAAGACTGGCTTACTCAATGCCTGCCCATGTCTGGTACTACCAGTAACCCGAAAGGTTGACTAGATagtctctcttctttttcttctgcagaaGATAAAGGTGTATAATAACTTGCTGGAATATAGTGGGTTCCATGTGGTATTACTTGGAATGCCTGCAAGATGGGATTGTCAAAGGATCCTAAGGGAACTAGGCACCAGCTCCATTAACTTTCAAGGGGATTTGTGCTCTAAATCCCttagagcttttgaaaatgttcccctaATTCATTGTAATAGGGCTTGATGACACAAAAATGGAGCATGTGATTTAAAAACAGGAGCATTTTATTACATGGTGACTTCTCTGCCATAGATGTTACAGTCAATGTAAGGTTGCCACCTATCTGGGATCCTGTGTACTTTTATAGGGATAGCCTCTGAAAAACAAGACTAATTAGGCCAGAAAGCATCAAAAAAGTTTCTCTaactgcatgggggtgggggaatattGTTAAGACTTTACAAGGCACTGCCCCCATCAAAATGTAACAGATAACTGCACCTTGCTGTTTCAAAAACAGTGTCTGACTTCCTGGTGCTCACCGGGCCTGGAGCAAGATCAACTCCGTTCCATTACTGAGCCTGCTGCAATGTTCAAACCTGATGAACTCCTGGGGTGTGGAGCTTCTCTGATCAGCCTGTTATTGTGTGCAGCCTCGTTATTTAAGCCAGATGCATTACAAAGCCGTACCTGTTTATATCCTTGGTGGTAGGCATGTTAAACTTCCTAGTGCCAAAATCCTACTTTGTCAGAATGAGTTTTTACTGTGCATTCACACAGCACCTAATGGAACCCAAACTACTCTGTGAACTGTGAAACAATCTTACAATCCTAAATGCTACCGAAAGAGAGCATCTCATCATTGAAATGTAGCGCTGGAAGGGACTTGGAAGTCAAATTCAGTCCCCTGTCTTGTGCCAAGAGCATGAAACCATTTGCATTGAAATCATGGTCAAAATTTGCCTAGATCCTATGAGGTGGTTGGCTAATATGCTAGTCAGCAAGTACAAGATACAACAGGCATGCAAAGTGTGACCTCGAAGACCTGTTACCTCATCAACTACTGAAACTAGGAAAATACTGCGATGTAGCTCTTGGAAAGCTGGTATTGCTGGATTTCAGTGATGATCCTGGTGGTCCAAAAGACATTGAAATGGTCGCTGGTCCCTCACACTAGATCAacttggaggcttttaagaactgGTTGGAGAAACACCTATTAGGGATGTTCTAGGtctacttaatcctgcctcagcacaagggaATGGAGTAAatggcctcttgaggtctcttccagccctacatttctatgattcatgaAAATATAAGCCATCATAGCTCACACAAGTCTGTGGAAGTATGCATGAGGAAATCTGCCCAGAGCATCAGGTCACAGATGTTACATTTTCTGGGTGTTCCAAGATTCCTTGCTCAAATCTCAGGTTTCCTGTtaaaaacaacagagagtcctgtggcacctttaagactaacagatttattggagcataagctttcgtgggtgaatacccacttcctgTTGTCCACCTGAATCCAGTTAATTCCAAAGTACCTCTGAGCACTCCTCATCTAGATATGGCTGCTGTAAAGTATCATCACGTTTCTCCAAGATGGAGACAAGTCATTGGCTTTTGTCTTGTCCCGATCGCTTCTGTCCTGGGACGTCTCCGAGCAAGAGCACACTATTTACTGGGAGTTGGAGGAATTCAAAATCTCTTCCAtgtttgtaaaaacaacaaggagtctggtggcaccttagagactaacagatttatttaggcataagctttcgtgggtaaaaacctcacttcttcagatgcaagtgtttGTAGAATCTGTGAAACATTCAAGGTGGTTAAAGTTTGCCTCATCAGAGTACAAACAAACCAAGTCTGTGGAGCCTGAAAATGTCTGACTAACAGCAGTAGAGCCATGTGGGAACACTGCTTAGCAGCGTGCCAGCTGTGTGGTTGCCTTTTTCTGTTTAGGGGTTGTAATTCTTTAATATTCCTCTTTGCTGCAGGGTAATCGAGAAGAAGCCGATAACCCGAACACTGGAATTGGTGCTTTCCGTTTCATGCTGGAATCCAACAAGGGAAAATCAATGTTAGAGTTTCAGGTACTATCCATAACTTGATTCCCTGCTCCAGTCTTGattaaagtgttttttgttttttttttaaatcttctagtCACATCATTCAGTGCTACAGAATGTACCAGGCCTGTGCATTCAGAAAGCACGTGCTGCTATGGCTTTTGTGTTGCTATACCCTTAGTGCTAGATTGGAGCTCCAGCCACAGACTCCAGACCAGGGTTTTTCAAGCCTTCCAAAGTTCAACAATATCTGGATTGTGCAGGGTTCTGTTTTGGGTGTCCCTCTGATTAAAACAGCTCTGGAGACGCTCACAGAGACCAGTATTGTGGAAGGGGTTGTGCAATGCCTTCAGTATTGGAATATATTGGTAATGCAAGAAGCaacatggtctagtggttagaggactgggagttctgggttctattcccagctcttccactggtGGCTGagacaccttgggcaagtcgtttCACCTGTTGTCATTTATCTTCAGAGAGGGGAACATGGGCTAGctatttccattttaaagcaACTGAAGGTAtctggatgaaaggcactatgtaaGTGTATAGAATTAGGCATACTGAAGTCTTGAAATCATTGAGATCATCTTAGTTGGTTACCTGGGGTACATCTGCACTGGCAGGTGTAATCTCCAGCTCAGGTAGATACGTGCGTGCTAGCTTTGATGGAGTCAGCATGCTAAGAATAGCAATGTagccaatacgtctgttagtctataaggtgccacaggactctttgtcgctttttacagatccagactaacacagctatccctctgatacagtGTAGCCACAGTGGAACTGGTTGGTCAGGCTAGCCGCCCGAGTACGTACCTAGGGTCTCTGTCGGGACTGTAGCTTGTCCCTCTGTCGTGGCTACACTGCTATatgctagctcaatcaaagctagtaTAATGTAATTCCCAGTTCAAGCGATGTACATCTCCAGCTCCGGAGTAGACATCGCCTCACTTCATAGATACACCTTTAATCAGTGTAGACGATGCTTTGGGAGCCAAGGCTTTTCTGGGGTTTATTCCCTGCCATTGGGAGGGAGGCTTGTCCAATGGCTAGAGCAGTGGGCACACAGAATTGGGACTCTGTTCCCAATTCTGCATCTGACTTGCTGCCACATCTTTCTGCGTGTTCCCTTCTCTGTTTGATGGGGCCATCTACCTCTCGGGTATTCTGAGGTTTAATTGTtttttcaagtgctttgagatccttggaggaAAGGCCCTTTATGGAAGTACAGATATTACTGTCACTGGAAACTTGAAACAGGGACTTTACACACTCCCCACTAGTAGCTGATTTATCCGGATTCAGGGATTTGATTCTCAGAAGGGGAGAAATAGACCCTACTTTCACTTGCCAGATGCTCAAAGGAGCTTGGCAGCTTCATGCATGTAGGCAGGCTCCTTAAGCTCGTAACttagtttttatttaatttggaaCTCTCTGCTGAAAGCAAACTTTCCTGACACTGACTTTTTGCCCGGCTGCTCTCCCTTGAATGGTAACATTCTGTAGGCGGAGGATAAGTGTTTATATTAATAGCCCTGTTTACACAGACTGACGCCACATCCTGTAGATTCCTCTGGCGGCATTGTCTGTGGGAAGCCTGGCTTTCTGTGGGAGTTTATGGAATGGGGTTTGTGCGGCCATCAGAGAAACGTTTGCCCCGTTTCCATTACAACCAAGCTCTGCACTATCACCGGCCAGCGTCTGGTGCAATAGCTCTGGGGATGAAAAGGGCAGAGGGAAGCACCAACAGAGGATGTTACGGGCAGAAGAGATATAAAGATTCAGCAGTCTGAAGGATCTTTCCCATCCCGTCATTGGTAGTGGTCTTCTGTCTAGCTATGCAAGGCCTGGGCAGTGCTCTTGGCTGATGGATCAGCCTATACAATAACATATGTCCTTTTAAATAGTTGTTCCATGAATGGCCCTTTTCATCTCTCTGTACTGTAGGACTTTATCAGCACGGCCTCAACTTTAAGTAAGCCTGCTGTGATCACAAatgtatttatattgcaatagtgCTGAAGGGCCCAGTCAGTCTAGAGTCCTccgtggtaggcactgtacaaacccataACACGGTCCCTGCCCTGTGAAGCTTATCATCTAAGTAGCAGTAATGGCTTCTAGCCTGTTCTGCTCAAGgagttcaaagcacttcacaaactttTCCTGAAGCGTCAGCTCCCTGTGAGGTGGTTAACGTACGGGTGAGGGAAAAGATCTAGAAAGATGAAGCCACTTGCCCAGGATTGCAGATAAGGGAATAGAACCGGTCTGTAAATGCCACATGGTGAGCTGGAAATATAACcgtggagtcctggctcccagtcctctgATCAAACCACTAAGCCCTCCCTGCTGCGAGCTTAGTAACTAGATGGGCAAAAATGTAAGTGGAAGGAAAGACTAATTCACTCCTGTGTGTCTTCCCCACCTAAGTCTGTCTGTCTAATAATAATCTGCACCTCTTACCAGCTGTAGCCCTAGCACGTCTTAGCAGCTGACCTCTAAGCACTTTACACAGGagctcagtatcattatccttattttagagggggaaactgaggcaccaggaggtgaagtgacttgctcaaggtcacagtaggtctcctgtgtcccagtccagtgcccttcCCACTAGGGAACGCTGCCTCCTGAGGGCTCTACGGCACAGAAAGGCTTTCAGCTGTGTGCTAGAGAAGCATTTTGCCTGTGTACATTGCTGCCCTTCCCTTGATTCGCCAGTTCCTTCTGTTGATGCTCTTGCCCTTCAGAGCTAACTGCCGTTTCCCCTCGCAGGAGCTGATGACCGTCTTCCAGCTGTTGCATTGGAATGGCAGCCTCAAAGCCATGCGAGAGAGGCAGTGCTCACGGCAGGTAAGGCTGGCCCGGGCGCTGGCTGAGCGCTGCTTTGGCAGCAGTACCGCAGGTGCCTAAGGGATTCTTGGACCTTTTGCTTCGGTGCTCATCCAGCCCCGTCGTTCATTTCCCATCACGCTGTCGTGTGCCACTGAGCCAGATGCTACTAGCCGACGCGCGTGTTCTTAGCGACTCGCCATTCATAAGCTCCCGTCATATTTCTTCCCCCTAGGAGGTGCTGGCTCACTATTCGCACCGTGCTCTGGATGACGACATAAGGAACCAGATGGCCATGGACTGGGTGAACAGGGAGCAGAGCACCCCAGGAGCCCTTTCCAGAGAGCTGTCCTCGACGGAGAGGGAGCTGGATGAAGCCCGACTGGCTGGGAAAGAGCTGCGTTTCCACAAGGAGAAGAAAGACATCCTGATGCTGGCGGCTGGCCAGCTGGGGAACATGCACACCTCCAACTGCTAGACGCTGCACGCAAACTGTTCAGCTTCCCCATGCCTACTAACAATTCCACATTGAAGGGATCTGTACCGTATCACTTAGGGCATATAGCTGCCTCTTTTTCCAGAGTCGTGGCCCATTTGCACATTTTTTTAAGATGTTTTTAAACGTTTCTGTACAGATTTTTACACTTAGTACTAGCCTTTAGGTTACTTTTCAGCTTTCTATCTGCTAAAGAATTCCTTCTCTTTAACAGCCTTTCAGTGTTAACACTACTCTAAAGACCTCCGTTCAACCCAGGTACTGTACAGATGACCGTATTCAATGGAAATGTAGCATTTCCCCAGGGAGATCTGGATTTGAAGAGATCCAGATGGTATGTTACGCAAAACTGCCTTTCCTTCTGCTTTTGCAGTCTGAGGGGTTTGGTCAAACCCCTCTTTTTGAAAAGCACAGCACTTAGCAATATGTTCTGCTCCTTTGTACTAGAATTCATGCTCCAATGGAGAGCACCTCAGAGCACACGCATGGAATTTCGGATCTGGGATTTTGATTTTGCTCCATTATAGAAATATGGGGTCAGTCTGTAAAATTGCCATCTGCATCTGAGATCCGATTTAAAACTCCACCAAGTGTTACAGGATGGGATGTTTGGATCTGTTTTGAGCTTCGATCTTTTCTCTCTTGTACAGAAAGAATCAGCTGCTGACACATGTTCAAACTTAATACCAAATTACAAGACTCTGGTGGTGGTTAAGGGATTGGCTTTGGTATTAAGGAATTGGGCTCAGCTTTTTAATTACGTCTGTACTAGAGAGAGCTCTGCAGTCCCCCTCTTGAATCCCCTTTGGACTTTTAGGGGATTTGACCCTAGCCCTGCAGGAGTGGATGAGCTTGGAATGGGCTGACTAGTAGGTGGTGCTATGAAGTGGACAGTACACTTTCCTAGAAGTCAAGCATCTTCATAAGTTACTTAGTCTCACCTCGCCTAGGCTGGGGACGCCAGAGTTCTGAGGCTATCCTACCACTGTCTGGTGTCATGCTATTGTCTCCATGCTAGCTACCTGGCTTTGGGTTGCTTTTGAACACAATGTCGGACTAAACCTTTTTCAGGAAGACCTAATAAACACTTGCCAGATATTTAGAACTGGCTAATGGAAACATTGGGGGAACTGATCCAGGTGTATCACCAAAGGCCCTGTGTTTACTACCTTATTGACCACAACTGTATTAACCTCTTGAAGCAGAACCTGGATCCAGCTGGTCCCCAGCTGTGGAAggtcagatctggatccaaaccctATGGTTCAGCCTCAGCTACACTTGGTTTCTTTTGGCCGGCGTAAAGCGGTCTGAACCAAGTTATAAACAGGGCTGCACCTAGTCTATAGCACACTAACTTGTTTATAATATGGGTCAGATCCGTCTTGAGGATGCCAAGAACAGTCTCCCTACATGGTTTTACTCCCTAAAAGGTTTAGATTACCCATGCAAAATAGATAATAGTAGGCTGCAAAGGGCTGCATTTACTCTCCACTTTGGAACTTGCTCTGTTTGTTACAGTGTCGATTCCTGAAATGTAAATCTAGATctgcactatttttttaaactgatagaGCCCCGCACTTAGTATAAATACTAGCCCCGTAGTACACGTAGCTTAAAAGCATCCTTTCAAATACCCAGCTGTGTCTGTCGTTCAGATTTAGAGCAGAAAGAGGGGGGAATTACTGGCTGCAGAATAGCAGCACAAAAGGGAAACCCAATCAAGAGACGAAAAACTGCATTCCCAGCTCCTCTCTAGGGTCTGCTTATCCCCGGGACTGACGCCGAGCTTTCCTAACAGGCTAGGCACTCCGTTGCGAACTGTTTCTTAGTTACCCGACTGCCCGAAGAGAGTTGAAAGAAATCTCCGGGGGTTTATCCATTCTGCCCACGTAGAAACCTCATGTTCAGAAATAGTTCGTGGATGTCTGTCGTGGACAGAAAAACTGCAGCTTTGTGGAGATGGGGGCAGTTGCGAGCACTGTAATCAGGCCATATTTACTGAAGATGCAATCAAAGCACAACCATAGAACTGTTTGATTGTTGGCTTCTACACAGttaggggggcaggggaaggaaggggttaaCAACACCTTGGGCACCCCTTACTACTTATTGGCCCTCAAATGATTCCAGTCTGCTAAATTCTCCTGTGCACATAGATGCCACTACAATGCAAGCCAGGGATTAATTGCTCTGGTTacaaactgaaaacatttcactGCTCGCACCAGGGGAAAAATGGGAAGTCATTCCAGCCCAGACCATCCAAGTTCCTGGATTTCTGATCTTTGTGCATCTCCGGGACAAATCTAATGGGCATTAGGGAGCCCATATTTCATATTTTGCTGTGGGGCCTTAGCCCAAACTTGCACTTTGATCAAAGATCCAGATCCGTTTGGTTCTGCTGAGTTGAAACAGAATATTAATGCTCAAAAAGCAAAAGCGTAGCTTCTGATATTCCTAACAGGAAGTCATACTCTAGTGTTTCCAGTTTACAGCAATAACTAATCTCTCAGATCATAACTACCAAACCTTTTTACCTTTTATCTAGTGACTTGTCGATTTTGTAAGCCTGCTGTGCAAGGCATTTATTTGAAAGGATGTGGGACTCTTTAATCTCGTATCCTGCTTTGTGGGGGCTTGCTAATGTCTGATTAGTTTTGTAAAGGAAAAGTTACAGTATTGGGCTCCCTCAATTAATAGCAAATCTAAATCTATTTTTGTGGTGACATAAAAGGCACGGGGATTGATGGAGTAGGAAGCCATGGTACAGAAAGTATCTGTCAGCTACGCCCACACTGTAATGGGACCAGTTTTAAGCTTGCTCGTAGGTCAGTCATCCAAGGCCGTTGTCATAGACTCTTCCTTTACAAAGTAGGGGGAAAACTAATGTTTTGTAAAACAGCCACGTGGTACATTTTCTGTACTGTTTGATTTGCAACATGTAGTGTGCAATGCAATAGATTTGCCTGTAATTCAAACGAGATGTCTGTCACGATCTCTTGGCTTTTCCTCTAATCAGCATTGAAGAGGTAGGAGGCCTCAGGCGGTGGGGAAGCAGGGGGTAACAGTTGAGCACTTTGTACAGTATTTTGTATTCTCCGTTCACTAGTGTAGTTCAGGTTAAATAGCCAGCTAGACAGTGCAGTCTAACAAAGCAATGATTTGCTGGTGCACAAAATAATCTTCCTCATAACACTTTAAAGCCTTTTCAGCATATAATCCAGAAGAGCTGATGGGATCTCTTGTGGGATCTTGAGTCAAAGGCTGTcttttactttataaaaaaaaaaaaaaaatttctaccaCTTTAGGATCCTTGTGGATCTCTTCTCACGTTGGCTCTTGGTGTCTCACTAATTGAGACTAGTCTCTGAGGTCCCACTCCGAGAGCAGGAGCCTGCCACAGTTTTTGGTATCTCCACAGAGATCACCTCTCAACCCCACTCCATCTTTCTCAAGAAGCCTCTTGCGGAGGATGTTTCAACTAGTAGCATGTGGATATTGAAGCAATGTTATCACAAGAGGGAGATCAAGAAGCAATTGCATTATTCTTCGGCCTTCTAGTGTTGTATTCCAGTCCTAACAAGCCTATGTCTGATGGtttttatatgtgtatatatatttttatatgcaGCCTTTTTACCTGATAGTATTAATGTTTAATGCATTTATAAACTTGATTTGTAAATGGTATTTTTAgttcttgggttttgttttttggttttcaggTTGGTTTCTTGGTTTCTGGACCGTTACTAAGACACTTAATCATTTCCTTTCTCTAGAAACAGCACAGAGTCTTAACTTTCTGCGAACATTTCCACTTGTGGGTAGCGTTAAAATAAATCATGTGACACTGACTTGTCTAAGGATCTAATCCTGCAGATGCTTAAGACCTTGAGTACCTTCACATGAGAGAGGTGGCGTTCACAGCATTGGAACCCGAAGTGTTTATCTCCAGAAATGTTACTTCCAGTTTCTTCTTTATTTTAAGGCCATCTATACGTAAAATTCTACAGCGGCAGCACTTCAGTAGACACTTATTACAACGATGGGAGGGGCACTCCCATTCCGTAGAttatccacctccctgagcggcagtagctaggttAACGGAAGTATTTTTCTGTCAACCTCCCggtgtctataccaggggttaggctggcttaactacatcactcaggggtgtgggtttttcacaccccttacaTGTAGTGATGCTGATCTAACTTTCCAGTGCAGAGCAGCCCACAATCAAATTACTTTTTGAATTATGGACCGGATTGTACCACTTTGGCAGAGCAAGGTGGCCGAATCTAGCCCTAACTGAGAATTCACCTGTCATGGGGAAG is a window from the Malaclemys terrapin pileata isolate rMalTer1 chromosome 21, rMalTer1.hap1, whole genome shotgun sequence genome containing:
- the LIX1L gene encoding LIX1-like protein; this translates as MMMESVRAQRLQPGVGTLRSLRPGVTGAPAVAASAPPPPAPPPLPAAPPGLVLPPPPPGLPGPGASPGGAGPPAVLREAVEAVVRSFAKHTQGYGRVNVVEALQEFWQMKQSRGADLKNGALVVYEMVPSNSPPYVCYVTLPGGSCFGSFQFCPTKAEARRSAAKIALMNSVFNEHPSRRITDEFIEKSVSEALASFNGNREEADNPNTGIGAFRFMLESNKGKSMLEFQELMTVFQLLHWNGSLKAMRERQCSRQEVLAHYSHRALDDDIRNQMAMDWVNREQSTPGALSRELSSTERELDEARLAGKELRFHKEKKDILMLAAGQLGNMHTSNC